A portion of the Coriobacteriia bacterium genome contains these proteins:
- the secA gene encoding preprotein translocase subunit SecA, producing the protein MANFFTKLLSFGADKELKRFEKQVVRINEIEPQFTALSDDDLREKTSEFRRRYANGETLDDMLPEAFANCREMSRRIMGMRHFDVQLIGGMALNAGMIAEMKTGEGKTLVATLAAYLNAISGNGVHVVTVNDYLAKRDSEWMGQLYHALGLDVGLLQNGMPLGDKKPAYLADITYGTNSEFGFDYLRDNMVSRASDRVQRGHKFAIVDEVDSILIDEARTPLIISGAGTRSSDTYKKFAHAVKMLHEGTDFEMDEAKHQIVATDEGLHKVEVLVGIENIYDDISGQLVNHLQQALKAQFMYHRDKQYVVQDGEVKIVDEFTGRIMDGRRWSEGLHQAVEAKEGVLVREENQTLATITLQNYFRLYDKLSGMTGTALTEDAEFRQIYKLPVQPIPPNKPIARKDLDDLVYRTIDAKFAAVVEDVIERHATGQPVLVGTVSIESSERLSRLLAKRGIKHEVLNAKHHEREAAIVAQAGRLGAVTIATNMAGRGTDILLGGNAEFLSRDMLLQQGIVPEEATEEQKAAALAQAKEICSGEKEKVKAAGGLAVIGTERHESRRIDNQLRGRSGRQGDPGCTQFYLSLQDDLMRLFGGDKMDSIGAMMQKIKMPDDMPIQAKLVTKSVEGAQRKVEDMNFAARKQVLEYDDVMNKQRQTIYTERNQILDGKDLTEHVEDVMRDTVERRVQEFLPERGTEEQRDVEGLVSWASQLTGVKEPELAIDPDNQTTEEIVDTVLAFVDKTYETKAQGLGEEMTRTLERQVMLRVIDTRWMNYLQDMDYLKTGIFLRGYGQRDPLVEYKEEAYRSFGELVDTMYEDFLRTILRIELAARPNVSPVTAPGVAMPSPLAGVRYSGPAEVDGDAGGRNRLRPAGANNAAAGQGKAQTYVKSESDPYANVGRNDPCPCGSGKKFKNCHGQNR; encoded by the coding sequence ATGGCTAACTTCTTCACCAAGCTGCTCTCGTTCGGCGCCGACAAGGAGCTCAAGCGCTTCGAGAAGCAGGTCGTGCGCATCAACGAGATCGAGCCGCAGTTCACCGCGCTCTCCGACGATGACCTGCGCGAGAAGACTTCCGAGTTCCGTCGACGCTATGCGAACGGCGAGACGCTTGATGACATGCTGCCTGAGGCGTTTGCCAACTGCCGCGAGATGTCGCGCCGCATCATGGGCATGCGCCACTTCGACGTGCAGCTCATCGGCGGCATGGCGCTCAATGCCGGCATGATCGCCGAGATGAAGACCGGCGAGGGCAAGACGCTCGTCGCCACGCTGGCCGCCTACCTCAACGCCATCTCGGGCAACGGCGTCCACGTCGTCACGGTGAACGACTACCTGGCCAAGCGCGACAGCGAGTGGATGGGCCAGCTTTATCACGCCCTGGGTCTCGACGTGGGCCTGCTGCAGAACGGCATGCCGCTCGGCGACAAGAAGCCGGCGTATCTGGCCGACATCACGTATGGCACGAACTCGGAGTTCGGCTTCGACTACCTGCGCGACAACATGGTCTCGCGCGCCTCGGATCGCGTGCAGCGCGGCCACAAGTTCGCCATCGTCGACGAGGTCGACTCCATCCTCATCGACGAGGCGCGCACGCCGCTCATCATCTCGGGCGCAGGCACGCGCTCGAGCGATACGTACAAGAAGTTCGCCCACGCGGTGAAGATGCTGCACGAGGGCACGGACTTCGAGATGGACGAGGCGAAGCACCAGATCGTCGCCACGGACGAGGGCCTGCACAAGGTCGAGGTGCTCGTCGGCATCGAGAACATCTACGACGATATCTCGGGTCAGCTCGTCAACCACCTGCAGCAGGCGCTCAAGGCCCAGTTCATGTACCACCGTGACAAGCAGTACGTCGTCCAGGACGGCGAGGTCAAGATCGTCGACGAGTTCACGGGCCGCATCATGGACGGCCGCCGCTGGTCCGAGGGCCTGCACCAGGCCGTCGAGGCCAAGGAAGGCGTGCTGGTGCGCGAGGAGAACCAGACGCTGGCCACGATCACGCTGCAGAACTACTTCCGCCTGTACGACAAGCTCTCGGGCATGACGGGCACGGCCCTAACGGAGGACGCCGAGTTCCGCCAGATCTACAAGCTGCCCGTCCAGCCCATTCCGCCGAACAAGCCCATCGCCCGTAAGGACCTCGACGACCTCGTCTATCGCACGATCGACGCCAAGTTTGCCGCCGTCGTCGAGGACGTCATCGAGCGTCATGCCACGGGCCAGCCCGTGCTTGTGGGCACGGTGTCCATCGAGAGCTCCGAGCGTCTGAGCCGCCTGCTTGCCAAGCGCGGCATCAAGCACGAGGTCCTCAACGCAAAGCATCACGAGCGCGAGGCTGCCATCGTCGCACAGGCGGGCCGTCTCGGCGCCGTCACGATCGCCACGAACATGGCTGGCCGTGGCACGGACATCTTGCTCGGCGGCAACGCCGAGTTCCTCTCGCGCGACATGCTGCTCCAGCAGGGCATCGTCCCCGAGGAGGCCACTGAGGAGCAGAAGGCTGCCGCGCTCGCGCAGGCCAAGGAGATCTGCTCCGGCGAGAAGGAGAAGGTCAAGGCCGCCGGCGGCCTGGCCGTCATCGGCACGGAGCGCCACGAGAGCCGCCGTATCGACAACCAGCTGCGCGGCCGCTCCGGCCGTCAGGGCGACCCGGGTTGCACGCAGTTCTACCTCTCGCTGCAGGATGACCTCATGCGCCTGTTCGGCGGCGACAAGATGGACAGCATCGGCGCCATGATGCAGAAGATCAAGATGCCCGATGACATGCCCATCCAGGCCAAGCTCGTCACGAAGTCCGTCGAGGGTGCGCAGCGCAAGGTCGAGGACATGAACTTCGCCGCGCGCAAGCAGGTGCTCGAGTACGACGACGTCATGAACAAGCAGCGTCAGACCATCTACACCGAGCGCAACCAGATCCTCGATGGCAAGGACCTCACAGAGCACGTCGAGGACGTCATGCGCGACACGGTCGAGCGCCGCGTGCAGGAGTTCCTGCCGGAGCGCGGCACGGAGGAGCAGCGCGACGTCGAGGGACTCGTCTCGTGGGCAAGCCAGCTCACGGGCGTCAAGGAGCCCGAGCTCGCCATCGATCCCGACAATCAGACCACCGAGGAGATCGTCGACACCGTGCTCGCCTTCGTCGACAAGACGTACGAGACGAAGGCGCAGGGCCTGGGCGAGGAGATGACGCGCACGCTCGAGCGCCAGGTCATGCTGCGCGTCATCGACACGCGCTGGATGAACTACCTGCAGGACATGGACTACCTGAAGACGGGCATTTTCCTGCGCGGCTACGGCCAGCGCGACCCGCTCGTCGAGTACAAGGAGGAGGCGTACCGCTCGTTCGGCGAGCTCGTCGACACGATGTACGAGGACTTCCTGCGCACGATCCTGCGCATCGAGCTCGCGGCGCGCCCCAACGTGAGCCCCGTCACCGCTCCCGGCGTTGCCATGCCCTCGCCGCTGGCCGGCGTGCGCTACTCCGGCCCGGCCGAGGTCGACGGCGACGCGGGCGGTCGCAATCGCCTGCGCCCGGCAGGTGCGAACAACGCCGCCGCAGGCCAGGGGAAGGCTCAGACGTACGTCAAGTCGGAAAGCGACCCGTACGCCAACGTCGGTCGCAACGATCCCTGCCCGTGCGGCAGCGGCAAGAAGTTCAAGAACTGCCACGGACAGAACAGGTAG
- a CDS encoding DUF362 domain-containing protein has protein sequence MSTEKPRVYFSRIITPEKVVELYDKLGVELPGKVAVKVHSGEPGNQNFLRPEFWKPMVDKLQGTVVECNTAYEGRRNTTEKHLDAIKEHGWNEFFAFDLLDAEGPDLELPIPNGLRLKKNFVGKDLAKYDSMLVLSHFKGHPMGGFGGALKQLSIGVASSYGKAYIHGVTVPENIWTADHDQFLESMADAASSVVDFFAQRGGIAYVNVMKNMSVDCDCCAVAEDPCIADIGILASLDPVAIDQACLDLVYASDDPGRDHLVERIESRNGVHTVEAAAALGFGSREYELVTL, from the coding sequence ATGAGCACCGAGAAGCCCCGCGTGTACTTCTCCCGCATCATCACGCCCGAGAAGGTCGTCGAACTGTACGACAAGCTGGGTGTCGAGCTGCCCGGCAAGGTCGCCGTCAAGGTTCACTCCGGCGAGCCCGGCAACCAGAACTTCCTGCGCCCCGAGTTCTGGAAGCCGATGGTCGACAAGCTGCAGGGTACCGTCGTCGAGTGCAACACGGCCTACGAGGGTCGCCGCAACACGACGGAGAAGCACCTCGACGCCATCAAGGAGCACGGCTGGAACGAGTTCTTCGCCTTCGACCTGCTCGACGCCGAGGGCCCCGATCTCGAGCTGCCCATCCCCAACGGCCTGCGCCTCAAGAAGAACTTCGTCGGCAAGGATCTGGCCAAGTACGACTCCATGCTCGTGCTGTCCCACTTCAAGGGCCATCCCATGGGCGGCTTCGGCGGCGCGCTCAAGCAGCTCTCCATCGGCGTGGCGTCCTCGTACGGCAAGGCGTACATCCACGGCGTCACCGTGCCCGAGAACATCTGGACGGCCGACCACGATCAGTTCCTCGAGTCCATGGCCGACGCGGCGTCGTCCGTTGTCGACTTCTTCGCCCAGCGCGGCGGCATCGCCTACGTCAACGTCATGAAGAACATGTCCGTTGACTGCGATTGCTGCGCCGTTGCCGAGGACCCCTGCATCGCCGACATCGGCATCCTCGCCTCGCTTGACCCCGTCGCCATCGACCAGGCCTGCCTCGACCTCGTCTATGCGAGCGACGATCCCGGCCGCGATCACCTCGTCGAGCGCATCGAGTCTCGCAACGGCGTCCATACTGTCGAGGCCGCGGCGGCCCTGGGCTTTGGCTCCCGCGAATACGAGTTGGTCACTCTGTAA